In a single window of the Rhinolophus ferrumequinum isolate MPI-CBG mRhiFer1 chromosome 21, mRhiFer1_v1.p, whole genome shotgun sequence genome:
- the CASKIN2 gene encoding caskin-2 isoform X1: MGREQDLILAVKNGDVTGVQKLVAKVKAAKTKLLGSTKRLNVNYQDADGFSALHHAALGGSLELIALLLEAQATVDIKDSNGMRPLHYAAWQGRLEPVRLLLRASAAVNAASLDGQIPLHLAAQYGHYEVSEMLLQHQSNPCLVNKAKKTPLDLACEFGRLKVAQLLLNSHLCVALLEGEAKDPCDPNYTTPLHLAAKNGHREVIRQLLRAGIEINRQTKTGTALHEAALYGKTEVVRLLLEGGVDVNIRNTYNQTALDIVNQFTTSQASREIKQLLREASGILKVRALKDFWNLHDPTALNVRAGDVITVLEQHPDGRWKGHIHESQRGTDRVGYFPPGIVEVVSKRVGILPPRLPSAPTPLRPGFSRTPQSPADDSPHPLTYGQLPRVGLSPDSPAGDRNSVGSEGSVGSIRSAGSGQSSEGTNGHSTGLLIENAQPLTSAGEDQVLPGLHPPSLADNLSHRPLANYRSGEQLFTQDVRPEQLLEGKDAQAIHNWLSEFQLEGYTAHFLQAGYDVPTISRMTPEDLTAIGVTKPGHRKKIASEIAQLSIAEWLPNYIPADLLEWLCALGLPQYHKQLVSSGYDSMGLVADLTWEELQEIGVNKLGHQKKLMLGVKRLAELRRGLLQGETSGEGGHWLARGPELMAIEGLENGDGPAAAGPRLLTFQGSELSPELQAAMAGDGPEPLPLPPARSPSQESIGARSRGSGHSQEQPAPQPSGGDPSTPQERNLPEGTERPPKLGAPQGPPPYVFMYPQGSPSSPAPGPPPGTPRAFSYLAGPPATPPDPPRPKRRSHSLSRPGPAEGETEGEADGPVGSALGSYATLTRRPGRSALARTSPSQTPARGAPRSQSFALRARRKGPPPPPPKRLSSVSGPTPEPPPLDGNLGPKEGAPGPRRRTLSEPAGPSEPPGPPAPAGPSSDTEEEEPGPEGTPPSRGSSGEGLPFAEEGNLTIKQRPKPAGPPPREIPVPAGLDFNLTESDTVKRRPKCREREPLQTALLAFGVASTVSSSSVPLPSQTPSESPSASPSPPRPDPSSLPTQGASAHLSPSPPTQSPVSPCPGPALENLGSRRPGDPEPPTPPAAVIKVPGAGTVPKPVSVACTQLAFSGPKLAPRLGPRPVPPPRPESTGTAGSGRAQQRLEQTSSSLAAALRAAEKSIGTEEREGAPSTSTKHILDDISTMFDALADQLDAMLD, from the exons GCTACTGGAGGCTCAGGCCACTGTGGACATCAAGGACAGCAATG GTATGCGCCCGCTGCACTACGCAGCCTGGCAGGGCCGGCTGGAGCCTGTGAGACTGCTGCTGCGGGCCTCTGCGGCCGTCAACGCCGCCTCGCTGGACGGGCAGATCCCGCTGCACCTGGCTGCGCAGTACGGGCACTATGAAGTG TCAGAAATGCTCCTCCAGCATCAGTCCAACCCATGCCTGGTCAACAAGGCCAAGAAGACACCCTTGGACCTGGCCTGCGAATTTGGGCGGCTCAAG GTGGCCCAGCTGCTACTCAACAGCCATTTATGTGTGGCACTGCTGGAGGGTGAGGCCAAAGACCCGTGTGACCCCAACTATACCACACCCTTGCACTTGGCTGCCAAGAATGGCCACAGAGAGGTCATCAG GCAGCTTTTGAGAGCCGGGATAGAGATCAACCGGCAGACCAAGACGGGCACGGCGCTCCATGAGGCCGCACTGTACGGCAAAACCGAGGTGGTGCGGCTGCTCCTGGAG GGCGGGGTGGACGTGAACATTCGGAACACGTATAACCAGACGGCACTGGACATCGTGAATCAGTTCACCACCTCCCAGGCCAGCCGGGAAATCAAGCAGCTATTGcggg AGGCCTCGGGGATCCTGAAGGTCCGAGCACTCAAGGATTTCTGGAACCTCCATGATCCCACTGCCCTCAATGTCCGGGCAGGGGACGTCATCACG GTGCTTGAGCAGCATCCCGATGGCCGCTGGAAGGGCCACATCCACGAGAGCCAGAGGGGCACAGACCGCGTGGGCTACTTCCCCCCGGGCATCGTCGAAGTGGTCAGCAAGCGGGTGGGCATCCTGCCACCCCGACTCCCCTCTGCGCCCACGCCCCTGCGCCCAGGCTTCTCCCGCACACCGCAGAGTCCTGCTGATGACTCCCCGCACCCTCTCACCTATGGCCAACTCCCCCGCGTGGGCCTCAGCCCAGACAGCCCAG CAGGTGACAGGAATAGCGTGGGCAGTGAGGGCAGTGTGGGCAGCATCCGCAGTGCTGGCAGCGGGCAGAGTTCCGAGGGCACCAACGGCCACAGCACTGGCCTCCTCATTGAGAACGCCCAG CCGCTCACCTCTGCTGGAGAGGACCAGGTGCTGCCAGGACTGCACCCCCCGTCCCTGGCAG ACAACCTGAGCCACCGCCCTCTGGCCAACTACCGCTCTGGGGAACAGCTCTTCACCCAGGATGTGAGGCCGGAGCAGCTGCTGGAGGGGAAG GATGCTCAGGCCATTCATAACTGGCTGAGTGAGTTCCAGCTGGAGGGCTACACTGCCCACTTCCTGCAGGCCGGCTACGACGTGCCAACCATCAGCCGTATGACACCTGAG GACCTGACAGCCATTGGGGTGACCAAGCCTGGGCACAGGAAGAAGATCGCCTCCGAGATTGCCCAGCTCAGCATCGCTGAGTGGCTGCCCAACTATATCCCG GCGGACTTGCTGGAGTGGCTGTGCGCCCTGGGGCTGCCGCAATACCATAAGCAGCTGGTGAGCAGTGGCTACGACTCCATGGGGCTGGTGGCCGACCTCACCTGGGAGGAGCTGCAGGAGATTGGCGTCAATAAGCTCG GTCATCAGAAGAAGCTTATGCTGGGGGTAAAGCGGCTGGCCGAGCTTCGGCGGGGCCTGCTGCAGGGGGAGACCTCAGGCGAGGGTGGCCACTGGCTGGCCAGGGGCCCAGAGCTGATGGCCATCGAGGGGCTGGAGAACGGAGATGGTCCTGCTGCAGCTGGCCCACGCCTCCTCACCTTTCAGGGCAGCGAGCTGAGCCCAGAGCTGCAAGCAGCCATGGCCGGGGATGGCCCTGAGCCActccctctgccccctgcccGCTCCCCTAGCCAGGAGAGCATTGGAGCACGCTCACGAGGGTCCGGTCACTCACAGGAACAGCCTGCCCCCCAGCCCAGTGGTGGGGACCCCAGCACCCCACAGGAGAGGAACCTTCCAGAGGGCACAGAGCGGCCCCCTAAGCTTGGTGCCCCCCAAGGACCTCCCCCTTATGTTTTCATGTACCCCCAGGGCTCTCCCTCCAGCCCAGCGCCAGGACCACCTCCGGGTACACCCCGGGCCTTCTCCTACTTGGCTGGCCCCCCTGCCACTCCGCCAGACCCACCTCGGCCCAAGCGCCGGTCCCACAGCCTGAGCCGCCCTGGCCCAGCCGAGGGGGAAACTGAAGGGGAGGCCGACGGGCCAGTGGGCAGTGCCTTGGGCAGTTATGCCACTCTCACTCGGCGACCAGGACGCAGCGCTCTAGCACGGACCAGCCCTAGCCAGACCCCAGCTCGAGGGGCTCCCCGCAGCCAGTCCTTTGCCCTCCGGGCCCGACGTAAAGGcccgccaccccctccccccaagcgCCTCAGCTCTGTCTCTGGTCCCACCCCGGAGCCACCTCCACTAGATGGAAACCTAGGGCCCAAGGAGGGGGCCCCAGGGCCCCGAAGGCGAACACTGAGTGAACCAGCTGGCCCATCGGAGCCCCCTGGCCCGCCTGCCCCAGCCGGCCCCTCATCAGACACggaggaggaggagcctgggCCGGAGGGGACACCCCCATCTCGGGGCAGCTCAGGGGAAGGGCTCCCATTTGCAGAGGAGGGGAACCTGACTATCAAACAGCGGCCGAAGCCAGCTGGCCCCCCGCCCCGGGAGATACCAGTGCCCGCCGGCCTGGACTTCAACCTGACAGAGTCAGACACTGTTAAGCGGAGGCCCAAATGCCGGGAGAGAGAGCCGCTGCAGACCGCACTTCTGGCCTTCGGAGTAGCCAGTACCGTGTCCAGCTCCTCTGTCCCCCTGCCTTCCCAGACCCCCAGCGAATCCCCGTCAGCTTCTCCTAGCCCTCCTCGGCCTGACCCCAGCAGCCTTCCAACTCAAGGAGCTTCAGCCCATCTTtctcccagccccccaacccAGTCCCCTGTGtccccctgccctgggccagcTCTGGAAAACTTGGGCAGTCGGCGGCCTGGGGATCCGGAGCCCCCAACTCCCCCTGCTGCCGTCATCAAGGTGCCTGGAGCAG GAACAGTTCCCAAGCCTGTATCTGTGGCCTGCACCCAGCTGGCCTTTTCTGGCCCTAAGCTGGCTCCCCGGCTTGGCCCTCGCCCGGTACCCCCTCCAAGGCCAGAGAGCACTGGGACCGCAGGCTCAGGCCGAGCCCAGCAGAGACTGGAGCAGACCAGCTCATCCCTGGCAGCTGCACTGCGGGCAGCAGAGAAGAGCATTGGCACTGAGGAGCGAGAGGG CGCCCCCAGCACCTCCACCAAGCACATCCTGGATGACATTAGCACCATGTTCGATGCCTTGGCTGACCAGCTGGACGCCATGCTGGACTGA
- the CASKIN2 gene encoding caskin-2 isoform X3, with product MRPLHYAAWQGRLEPVRLLLRASAAVNAASLDGQIPLHLAAQYGHYEVSEMLLQHQSNPCLVNKAKKTPLDLACEFGRLKVAQLLLNSHLCVALLEGEAKDPCDPNYTTPLHLAAKNGHREVIRQLLRAGIEINRQTKTGTALHEAALYGKTEVVRLLLEGGVDVNIRNTYNQTALDIVNQFTTSQASREIKQLLREASGILKVRALKDFWNLHDPTALNVRAGDVITVLEQHPDGRWKGHIHESQRGTDRVGYFPPGIVEVVSKRVGILPPRLPSAPTPLRPGFSRTPQSPADDSPHPLTYGQLPRVGLSPDSPAGDRNSVGSEGSVGSIRSAGSGQSSEGTNGHSTGLLIENAQPLTSAGEDQVLPGLHPPSLADNLSHRPLANYRSGEQLFTQDVRPEQLLEGKDAQAIHNWLSEFQLEGYTAHFLQAGYDVPTISRMTPEDLTAIGVTKPGHRKKIASEIAQLSIAEWLPNYIPADLLEWLCALGLPQYHKQLVSSGYDSMGLVADLTWEELQEIGVNKLGHQKKLMLGVKRLAELRRGLLQGETSGEGGHWLARGPELMAIEGLENGDGPAAAGPRLLTFQGSELSPELQAAMAGDGPEPLPLPPARSPSQESIGARSRGSGHSQEQPAPQPSGGDPSTPQERNLPEGTERPPKLGAPQGPPPYVFMYPQGSPSSPAPGPPPGTPRAFSYLAGPPATPPDPPRPKRRSHSLSRPGPAEGETEGEADGPVGSALGSYATLTRRPGRSALARTSPSQTPARGAPRSQSFALRARRKGPPPPPPKRLSSVSGPTPEPPPLDGNLGPKEGAPGPRRRTLSEPAGPSEPPGPPAPAGPSSDTEEEEPGPEGTPPSRGSSGEGLPFAEEGNLTIKQRPKPAGPPPREIPVPAGLDFNLTESDTVKRRPKCREREPLQTALLAFGVASTVSSSSVPLPSQTPSESPSASPSPPRPDPSSLPTQGASAHLSPSPPTQSPVSPCPGPALENLGSRRPGDPEPPTPPAAVIKVPGAGTVPKPVSVACTQLAFSGPKLAPRLGPRPVPPPRPESTGTAGSGRAQQRLEQTSSSLAAALRAAEKSIGTEEREGAPSTSTKHILDDISTMFDALADQLDAMLD from the exons ATGCGCCCGCTGCACTACGCAGCCTGGCAGGGCCGGCTGGAGCCTGTGAGACTGCTGCTGCGGGCCTCTGCGGCCGTCAACGCCGCCTCGCTGGACGGGCAGATCCCGCTGCACCTGGCTGCGCAGTACGGGCACTATGAAGTG TCAGAAATGCTCCTCCAGCATCAGTCCAACCCATGCCTGGTCAACAAGGCCAAGAAGACACCCTTGGACCTGGCCTGCGAATTTGGGCGGCTCAAG GTGGCCCAGCTGCTACTCAACAGCCATTTATGTGTGGCACTGCTGGAGGGTGAGGCCAAAGACCCGTGTGACCCCAACTATACCACACCCTTGCACTTGGCTGCCAAGAATGGCCACAGAGAGGTCATCAG GCAGCTTTTGAGAGCCGGGATAGAGATCAACCGGCAGACCAAGACGGGCACGGCGCTCCATGAGGCCGCACTGTACGGCAAAACCGAGGTGGTGCGGCTGCTCCTGGAG GGCGGGGTGGACGTGAACATTCGGAACACGTATAACCAGACGGCACTGGACATCGTGAATCAGTTCACCACCTCCCAGGCCAGCCGGGAAATCAAGCAGCTATTGcggg AGGCCTCGGGGATCCTGAAGGTCCGAGCACTCAAGGATTTCTGGAACCTCCATGATCCCACTGCCCTCAATGTCCGGGCAGGGGACGTCATCACG GTGCTTGAGCAGCATCCCGATGGCCGCTGGAAGGGCCACATCCACGAGAGCCAGAGGGGCACAGACCGCGTGGGCTACTTCCCCCCGGGCATCGTCGAAGTGGTCAGCAAGCGGGTGGGCATCCTGCCACCCCGACTCCCCTCTGCGCCCACGCCCCTGCGCCCAGGCTTCTCCCGCACACCGCAGAGTCCTGCTGATGACTCCCCGCACCCTCTCACCTATGGCCAACTCCCCCGCGTGGGCCTCAGCCCAGACAGCCCAG CAGGTGACAGGAATAGCGTGGGCAGTGAGGGCAGTGTGGGCAGCATCCGCAGTGCTGGCAGCGGGCAGAGTTCCGAGGGCACCAACGGCCACAGCACTGGCCTCCTCATTGAGAACGCCCAG CCGCTCACCTCTGCTGGAGAGGACCAGGTGCTGCCAGGACTGCACCCCCCGTCCCTGGCAG ACAACCTGAGCCACCGCCCTCTGGCCAACTACCGCTCTGGGGAACAGCTCTTCACCCAGGATGTGAGGCCGGAGCAGCTGCTGGAGGGGAAG GATGCTCAGGCCATTCATAACTGGCTGAGTGAGTTCCAGCTGGAGGGCTACACTGCCCACTTCCTGCAGGCCGGCTACGACGTGCCAACCATCAGCCGTATGACACCTGAG GACCTGACAGCCATTGGGGTGACCAAGCCTGGGCACAGGAAGAAGATCGCCTCCGAGATTGCCCAGCTCAGCATCGCTGAGTGGCTGCCCAACTATATCCCG GCGGACTTGCTGGAGTGGCTGTGCGCCCTGGGGCTGCCGCAATACCATAAGCAGCTGGTGAGCAGTGGCTACGACTCCATGGGGCTGGTGGCCGACCTCACCTGGGAGGAGCTGCAGGAGATTGGCGTCAATAAGCTCG GTCATCAGAAGAAGCTTATGCTGGGGGTAAAGCGGCTGGCCGAGCTTCGGCGGGGCCTGCTGCAGGGGGAGACCTCAGGCGAGGGTGGCCACTGGCTGGCCAGGGGCCCAGAGCTGATGGCCATCGAGGGGCTGGAGAACGGAGATGGTCCTGCTGCAGCTGGCCCACGCCTCCTCACCTTTCAGGGCAGCGAGCTGAGCCCAGAGCTGCAAGCAGCCATGGCCGGGGATGGCCCTGAGCCActccctctgccccctgcccGCTCCCCTAGCCAGGAGAGCATTGGAGCACGCTCACGAGGGTCCGGTCACTCACAGGAACAGCCTGCCCCCCAGCCCAGTGGTGGGGACCCCAGCACCCCACAGGAGAGGAACCTTCCAGAGGGCACAGAGCGGCCCCCTAAGCTTGGTGCCCCCCAAGGACCTCCCCCTTATGTTTTCATGTACCCCCAGGGCTCTCCCTCCAGCCCAGCGCCAGGACCACCTCCGGGTACACCCCGGGCCTTCTCCTACTTGGCTGGCCCCCCTGCCACTCCGCCAGACCCACCTCGGCCCAAGCGCCGGTCCCACAGCCTGAGCCGCCCTGGCCCAGCCGAGGGGGAAACTGAAGGGGAGGCCGACGGGCCAGTGGGCAGTGCCTTGGGCAGTTATGCCACTCTCACTCGGCGACCAGGACGCAGCGCTCTAGCACGGACCAGCCCTAGCCAGACCCCAGCTCGAGGGGCTCCCCGCAGCCAGTCCTTTGCCCTCCGGGCCCGACGTAAAGGcccgccaccccctccccccaagcgCCTCAGCTCTGTCTCTGGTCCCACCCCGGAGCCACCTCCACTAGATGGAAACCTAGGGCCCAAGGAGGGGGCCCCAGGGCCCCGAAGGCGAACACTGAGTGAACCAGCTGGCCCATCGGAGCCCCCTGGCCCGCCTGCCCCAGCCGGCCCCTCATCAGACACggaggaggaggagcctgggCCGGAGGGGACACCCCCATCTCGGGGCAGCTCAGGGGAAGGGCTCCCATTTGCAGAGGAGGGGAACCTGACTATCAAACAGCGGCCGAAGCCAGCTGGCCCCCCGCCCCGGGAGATACCAGTGCCCGCCGGCCTGGACTTCAACCTGACAGAGTCAGACACTGTTAAGCGGAGGCCCAAATGCCGGGAGAGAGAGCCGCTGCAGACCGCACTTCTGGCCTTCGGAGTAGCCAGTACCGTGTCCAGCTCCTCTGTCCCCCTGCCTTCCCAGACCCCCAGCGAATCCCCGTCAGCTTCTCCTAGCCCTCCTCGGCCTGACCCCAGCAGCCTTCCAACTCAAGGAGCTTCAGCCCATCTTtctcccagccccccaacccAGTCCCCTGTGtccccctgccctgggccagcTCTGGAAAACTTGGGCAGTCGGCGGCCTGGGGATCCGGAGCCCCCAACTCCCCCTGCTGCCGTCATCAAGGTGCCTGGAGCAG GAACAGTTCCCAAGCCTGTATCTGTGGCCTGCACCCAGCTGGCCTTTTCTGGCCCTAAGCTGGCTCCCCGGCTTGGCCCTCGCCCGGTACCCCCTCCAAGGCCAGAGAGCACTGGGACCGCAGGCTCAGGCCGAGCCCAGCAGAGACTGGAGCAGACCAGCTCATCCCTGGCAGCTGCACTGCGGGCAGCAGAGAAGAGCATTGGCACTGAGGAGCGAGAGGG CGCCCCCAGCACCTCCACCAAGCACATCCTGGATGACATTAGCACCATGTTCGATGCCTTGGCTGACCAGCTGGACGCCATGCTGGACTGA
- the CASKIN2 gene encoding caskin-2 isoform X2, whose product MGQVLSCTPRELLGSTKRLNVNYQDADGFSALHHAALGGSLELIALLLEAQATVDIKDSNGMRPLHYAAWQGRLEPVRLLLRASAAVNAASLDGQIPLHLAAQYGHYEVSEMLLQHQSNPCLVNKAKKTPLDLACEFGRLKVAQLLLNSHLCVALLEGEAKDPCDPNYTTPLHLAAKNGHREVIRQLLRAGIEINRQTKTGTALHEAALYGKTEVVRLLLEGGVDVNIRNTYNQTALDIVNQFTTSQASREIKQLLREASGILKVRALKDFWNLHDPTALNVRAGDVITVLEQHPDGRWKGHIHESQRGTDRVGYFPPGIVEVVSKRVGILPPRLPSAPTPLRPGFSRTPQSPADDSPHPLTYGQLPRVGLSPDSPAGDRNSVGSEGSVGSIRSAGSGQSSEGTNGHSTGLLIENAQPLTSAGEDQVLPGLHPPSLADNLSHRPLANYRSGEQLFTQDVRPEQLLEGKDAQAIHNWLSEFQLEGYTAHFLQAGYDVPTISRMTPEDLTAIGVTKPGHRKKIASEIAQLSIAEWLPNYIPADLLEWLCALGLPQYHKQLVSSGYDSMGLVADLTWEELQEIGVNKLGHQKKLMLGVKRLAELRRGLLQGETSGEGGHWLARGPELMAIEGLENGDGPAAAGPRLLTFQGSELSPELQAAMAGDGPEPLPLPPARSPSQESIGARSRGSGHSQEQPAPQPSGGDPSTPQERNLPEGTERPPKLGAPQGPPPYVFMYPQGSPSSPAPGPPPGTPRAFSYLAGPPATPPDPPRPKRRSHSLSRPGPAEGETEGEADGPVGSALGSYATLTRRPGRSALARTSPSQTPARGAPRSQSFALRARRKGPPPPPPKRLSSVSGPTPEPPPLDGNLGPKEGAPGPRRRTLSEPAGPSEPPGPPAPAGPSSDTEEEEPGPEGTPPSRGSSGEGLPFAEEGNLTIKQRPKPAGPPPREIPVPAGLDFNLTESDTVKRRPKCREREPLQTALLAFGVASTVSSSSVPLPSQTPSESPSASPSPPRPDPSSLPTQGASAHLSPSPPTQSPVSPCPGPALENLGSRRPGDPEPPTPPAAVIKVPGAGTVPKPVSVACTQLAFSGPKLAPRLGPRPVPPPRPESTGTAGSGRAQQRLEQTSSSLAAALRAAEKSIGTEEREGAPSTSTKHILDDISTMFDALADQLDAMLD is encoded by the exons GCTACTGGAGGCTCAGGCCACTGTGGACATCAAGGACAGCAATG GTATGCGCCCGCTGCACTACGCAGCCTGGCAGGGCCGGCTGGAGCCTGTGAGACTGCTGCTGCGGGCCTCTGCGGCCGTCAACGCCGCCTCGCTGGACGGGCAGATCCCGCTGCACCTGGCTGCGCAGTACGGGCACTATGAAGTG TCAGAAATGCTCCTCCAGCATCAGTCCAACCCATGCCTGGTCAACAAGGCCAAGAAGACACCCTTGGACCTGGCCTGCGAATTTGGGCGGCTCAAG GTGGCCCAGCTGCTACTCAACAGCCATTTATGTGTGGCACTGCTGGAGGGTGAGGCCAAAGACCCGTGTGACCCCAACTATACCACACCCTTGCACTTGGCTGCCAAGAATGGCCACAGAGAGGTCATCAG GCAGCTTTTGAGAGCCGGGATAGAGATCAACCGGCAGACCAAGACGGGCACGGCGCTCCATGAGGCCGCACTGTACGGCAAAACCGAGGTGGTGCGGCTGCTCCTGGAG GGCGGGGTGGACGTGAACATTCGGAACACGTATAACCAGACGGCACTGGACATCGTGAATCAGTTCACCACCTCCCAGGCCAGCCGGGAAATCAAGCAGCTATTGcggg AGGCCTCGGGGATCCTGAAGGTCCGAGCACTCAAGGATTTCTGGAACCTCCATGATCCCACTGCCCTCAATGTCCGGGCAGGGGACGTCATCACG GTGCTTGAGCAGCATCCCGATGGCCGCTGGAAGGGCCACATCCACGAGAGCCAGAGGGGCACAGACCGCGTGGGCTACTTCCCCCCGGGCATCGTCGAAGTGGTCAGCAAGCGGGTGGGCATCCTGCCACCCCGACTCCCCTCTGCGCCCACGCCCCTGCGCCCAGGCTTCTCCCGCACACCGCAGAGTCCTGCTGATGACTCCCCGCACCCTCTCACCTATGGCCAACTCCCCCGCGTGGGCCTCAGCCCAGACAGCCCAG CAGGTGACAGGAATAGCGTGGGCAGTGAGGGCAGTGTGGGCAGCATCCGCAGTGCTGGCAGCGGGCAGAGTTCCGAGGGCACCAACGGCCACAGCACTGGCCTCCTCATTGAGAACGCCCAG CCGCTCACCTCTGCTGGAGAGGACCAGGTGCTGCCAGGACTGCACCCCCCGTCCCTGGCAG ACAACCTGAGCCACCGCCCTCTGGCCAACTACCGCTCTGGGGAACAGCTCTTCACCCAGGATGTGAGGCCGGAGCAGCTGCTGGAGGGGAAG GATGCTCAGGCCATTCATAACTGGCTGAGTGAGTTCCAGCTGGAGGGCTACACTGCCCACTTCCTGCAGGCCGGCTACGACGTGCCAACCATCAGCCGTATGACACCTGAG GACCTGACAGCCATTGGGGTGACCAAGCCTGGGCACAGGAAGAAGATCGCCTCCGAGATTGCCCAGCTCAGCATCGCTGAGTGGCTGCCCAACTATATCCCG GCGGACTTGCTGGAGTGGCTGTGCGCCCTGGGGCTGCCGCAATACCATAAGCAGCTGGTGAGCAGTGGCTACGACTCCATGGGGCTGGTGGCCGACCTCACCTGGGAGGAGCTGCAGGAGATTGGCGTCAATAAGCTCG GTCATCAGAAGAAGCTTATGCTGGGGGTAAAGCGGCTGGCCGAGCTTCGGCGGGGCCTGCTGCAGGGGGAGACCTCAGGCGAGGGTGGCCACTGGCTGGCCAGGGGCCCAGAGCTGATGGCCATCGAGGGGCTGGAGAACGGAGATGGTCCTGCTGCAGCTGGCCCACGCCTCCTCACCTTTCAGGGCAGCGAGCTGAGCCCAGAGCTGCAAGCAGCCATGGCCGGGGATGGCCCTGAGCCActccctctgccccctgcccGCTCCCCTAGCCAGGAGAGCATTGGAGCACGCTCACGAGGGTCCGGTCACTCACAGGAACAGCCTGCCCCCCAGCCCAGTGGTGGGGACCCCAGCACCCCACAGGAGAGGAACCTTCCAGAGGGCACAGAGCGGCCCCCTAAGCTTGGTGCCCCCCAAGGACCTCCCCCTTATGTTTTCATGTACCCCCAGGGCTCTCCCTCCAGCCCAGCGCCAGGACCACCTCCGGGTACACCCCGGGCCTTCTCCTACTTGGCTGGCCCCCCTGCCACTCCGCCAGACCCACCTCGGCCCAAGCGCCGGTCCCACAGCCTGAGCCGCCCTGGCCCAGCCGAGGGGGAAACTGAAGGGGAGGCCGACGGGCCAGTGGGCAGTGCCTTGGGCAGTTATGCCACTCTCACTCGGCGACCAGGACGCAGCGCTCTAGCACGGACCAGCCCTAGCCAGACCCCAGCTCGAGGGGCTCCCCGCAGCCAGTCCTTTGCCCTCCGGGCCCGACGTAAAGGcccgccaccccctccccccaagcgCCTCAGCTCTGTCTCTGGTCCCACCCCGGAGCCACCTCCACTAGATGGAAACCTAGGGCCCAAGGAGGGGGCCCCAGGGCCCCGAAGGCGAACACTGAGTGAACCAGCTGGCCCATCGGAGCCCCCTGGCCCGCCTGCCCCAGCCGGCCCCTCATCAGACACggaggaggaggagcctgggCCGGAGGGGACACCCCCATCTCGGGGCAGCTCAGGGGAAGGGCTCCCATTTGCAGAGGAGGGGAACCTGACTATCAAACAGCGGCCGAAGCCAGCTGGCCCCCCGCCCCGGGAGATACCAGTGCCCGCCGGCCTGGACTTCAACCTGACAGAGTCAGACACTGTTAAGCGGAGGCCCAAATGCCGGGAGAGAGAGCCGCTGCAGACCGCACTTCTGGCCTTCGGAGTAGCCAGTACCGTGTCCAGCTCCTCTGTCCCCCTGCCTTCCCAGACCCCCAGCGAATCCCCGTCAGCTTCTCCTAGCCCTCCTCGGCCTGACCCCAGCAGCCTTCCAACTCAAGGAGCTTCAGCCCATCTTtctcccagccccccaacccAGTCCCCTGTGtccccctgccctgggccagcTCTGGAAAACTTGGGCAGTCGGCGGCCTGGGGATCCGGAGCCCCCAACTCCCCCTGCTGCCGTCATCAAGGTGCCTGGAGCAG GAACAGTTCCCAAGCCTGTATCTGTGGCCTGCACCCAGCTGGCCTTTTCTGGCCCTAAGCTGGCTCCCCGGCTTGGCCCTCGCCCGGTACCCCCTCCAAGGCCAGAGAGCACTGGGACCGCAGGCTCAGGCCGAGCCCAGCAGAGACTGGAGCAGACCAGCTCATCCCTGGCAGCTGCACTGCGGGCAGCAGAGAAGAGCATTGGCACTGAGGAGCGAGAGGG CGCCCCCAGCACCTCCACCAAGCACATCCTGGATGACATTAGCACCATGTTCGATGCCTTGGCTGACCAGCTGGACGCCATGCTGGACTGA